A DNA window from Engystomops pustulosus chromosome 6, aEngPut4.maternal, whole genome shotgun sequence contains the following coding sequences:
- the LOC140065334 gene encoding interferon-inducible GTPase 5-like, translating to MDYKPLTYENEFQEMKNYFENRDFADAVMCLKSRLEDINLVPLNIAVTGESGSGKSTFINVIRGVNDEEEGSAKTGVVHTTAVPTPYVHPHHRNVRYWDLPGIGSPEFKPKDYLRLVNFDRYDFFLIITTERFREFHVLLAQAIESTGKKFYFLRSKIDAVLTGHRRGKTKGYDDREILKEIREDCVNGLRAGGVGNPRVFLVSCLEPDKYDFHLIHETLEEELPSHKRHVFLLSQPNFFLRTLSRKRKSFLKQIWRWAIVSAMNVTTGPWSGATGVVAAPSLSANGDLTLMVNVLEEYKKAFGLDPRSLRLLADTFGKDVEDLRSVIRTSAASQDITQELLFHHIKSQGLTDMGRMVTACVNQFVPQITVLASGGVAFGTTFWILSSFLANMAEDAARVLSRALEAGE from the coding sequence ATGGATTACAAACCATTAACTTACGAAAATGAATTTCAGGAGATGAAGAATTACTTTGAAAACAGAGATTTTGCCGATGCCGTCATGTGCCTAAAATCCCGTCTCGAAGACATCAACCTAGTCCCGTTGAACATCGCCGTCACCGGAGAATCGGGATCAGGGAAGTCGACTTTTATTAACGTTATCCGTGGTGTGAACGATGAGGAAGAAGGTTCTGCCAAAACCGGTGTGGTCCACACAACCGCGGTCCCAACACCATATGTGCACCCCCATCACAGAAACGTCCGGTACTGGGACCTGCCCGGCATCGGGAGCCCGGAGTTCAAGCCGAAGGATTATCTACGTTTGGTCAATTTCGATCGATACGACTTTTTCTTGATCATCACGACGGAGCGTTTCAGGGAATTTCATGTTCTGTTGGCACAAGCCATCGAGTCCACGGGGAAGAAGTTCTACTTCTTGAGATCCAAAATAGACGCGGTACTGACGGGGCATAGACGAGGAAAGACGAAAGGCTACGACGACCGGGAGATACTGAAGGAAATCCGCGAGGACTGCGTCAACGGTCTACGAGCTGGAGGCGTCGGAAACCCTCGAGTGTTTCTGGTCTCCTGCCTGGAACCGGACAAATACGACTTCCACCTCATCCACGAGACTCTGGAGGAAGAACTTCCCAGCCACAAGAGACACGTTTTTCTTTTGTCTCAGCCCAATTTTTTCCTCCGGACCCTGAGCCGTAAGAGGAAGTCTTTCCTGAAGCAGATATGGCGGTGGGCTATCGTCTCCGCTATGAACGTGACCACTGGACCCTGGTCGGGGGCTACCGGTGTGGTGGCTGCTCCGTCGTTATCCGCCAATGGAGACCTCACCCTCATGGTCAACGTACTGGAAGAATACAAGAAAGCTTTCGGGCTGGACCCCCGATCTCTCCGGCTTCTGGCGGACACCTTTGGTAAAGACGTTGAAGACTTGAGGTCGGTGATCAGGACCTCGGCCGCTTCTCAGGACATAACGCAGGAACTGCTTTTCCATCATATCAAGAGCCAAGGACTGACGGACATGGGGCGGATGGTTACGGCTTGCGTTAACCAGTTTGTTCCGCAGATCACCGTGTTGGCCAGCGGAGGCGTCGCCTTTGGGACAACTTTTTGGATACTCAGCAGCTTTTTGGCAAATATGGCAGAAGATGCTGCGCGGGTGCTCTCCAGAGCCCTGGAGGCTGGTGAATaa